The Atribacteraceae bacterium genome has a segment encoding these proteins:
- a CDS encoding tetratricopeptide repeat protein codes for MGWMRQHGGLVIGLVGILMVLFITGSPVWGIDAWTHHRNGYIFFSQGDFERSAEQYRLALEIDPGFHAARYWLGKALEQQGRIPEALAE; via the coding sequence ATGGGATGGATGAGGCAACACGGCGGTTTGGTGATTGGTCTGGTCGGAATCTTAATGGTCCTCTTTATTACAGGTAGCCCAGTCTGGGGGATTGACGCTTGGACCCATCACCGAAACGGGTATATATTCTTTTCCCAGGGAGATTTTGAACGGTCTGCCGAACAATACCGGCTGGCCTTGGAAATCGATCCCGGATTTCACGCTGCCCGGTATTGGCTGGGTAAAGCACTGGAGCAGCAGGGTAGAATCCCGGAAGCCTTAGCCGAGTAG
- a CDS encoding DNA polymerase III subunit alpha has translation MAFVHLHLHTEYSLLDGAIRIKDLIRKTQEYGMKAVAITDHGVMYGLVDFYKKALIAEIKPILGCEVYMAPRSRFERVGAKGAESSHHLVLLAKNQEGYRNLVKLVSQGFLEGFYYKPRIDWEVLQEHSTGLIALSACLAGEIPRLILGNERSAAERRAFEFRELLGPESFYLEIQENGIPEQKTVNEVLRTFSTRHGIPLVATNDCHYLNHDDARVHDVLLAIQTATTLDDPKRLRFPTEEFYLKSPGEMRRDFPDVPEAIENTERIADACSVELALGQVFLPDFQVPDGFDTNTYLRHLCEQGLRKRYGDPPPERTVAQLDYELGVISAMGYSAYFLIVWDFITYARKHSIMVGPGRGSAAGSLVAYVLQITNIDPLASGLLFERFLNPERISMPDIDIDFCFERRDEVIEYVSAKYGKNNVAQIITFGRMMARQSIRDVGRALGWSYGDVDKIAKQIPGGPGVTIEKALESNATLKALIKQDSKASQLVDVARQIEGMCRHASVHAAGVVISNLPLTDYSPLQLINENEIVTQYDMDTLQELGLLKMDFLGLRTLTVMEKAIQVIRRIRKEPVDLDSLTLEDRETFELLARGETIGVFQLESSGMKEIIKRLRPEKLEDLTALLALYRPGPLGSGMIDDFIQRKHKRVTIDYAHPDLEPVLRETYGVILYQEQVMKIASILAGFTMGQADILRRAMGKKKPEVMHEQREMFLHGARSRGYDQRTAEAVFDLIEFFAGYGFNKSHSAAYALISYQTAYLKAHYPTEYLTACLTSVANDSDKVAKFIVECKRLGITVLPPDINESLSSFTVVGERKIRFGLSAVKNVGENAIQEILSRRKEGHYRGVQDFLERVDQRVLNKRVLESLTKAGAFDELHRNRAQILASLEGLMAYVSRDKKRGSNRQTSLFKESGFQKEPFQFGDVKEFETRELLGMEKEMLGLYISDHPVRNALAGMSRLAVLPIEQFKTLRSEVKVRLAGAIVNSRKITTKTGKDMFFITLEDETGTAEVIVFPNLAGEIREHLERDTVIAVEGRVDFTDSGEGQLIVESILDLEAYRQTTGAEIVHIELSVGPEAKKRIPYLKDCLLRYPGDHPVVLHLSSDTEKGAVELGANYRIQWSREAEQAIREVTGEQEKRRIWLVN, from the coding sequence ATGGCCTTCGTCCATCTACATTTGCATACTGAATACAGTCTCCTCGACGGGGCGATCCGGATCAAGGATCTCATCCGGAAAACTCAGGAATACGGGATGAAAGCGGTAGCGATCACCGACCACGGGGTTATGTATGGCCTGGTTGATTTCTATAAAAAGGCCCTCATAGCCGAGATCAAGCCAATTCTCGGTTGTGAGGTATATATGGCGCCGAGAAGCCGCTTCGAAAGAGTGGGTGCCAAAGGCGCCGAGTCCAGTCATCATCTGGTTCTTTTGGCGAAAAACCAGGAAGGGTATCGTAACCTGGTCAAATTGGTCAGTCAGGGGTTCCTGGAGGGATTTTATTATAAACCCCGCATCGATTGGGAGGTATTGCAGGAGCATTCAACCGGCCTCATCGCGCTTTCCGCCTGCCTGGCCGGAGAGATTCCCCGCTTGATTCTGGGAAACGAGCGATCGGCCGCTGAACGCCGGGCTTTCGAATTCCGGGAGCTTCTCGGACCGGAATCCTTCTACTTGGAGATCCAGGAGAATGGTATACCGGAACAAAAAACGGTCAATGAGGTATTGCGGACTTTTTCCACCAGACACGGGATTCCCCTGGTGGCAACCAATGACTGTCATTATTTGAACCACGACGATGCGCGGGTTCACGACGTATTGTTGGCTATACAAACCGCGACAACCCTTGACGACCCGAAAAGGCTCCGGTTTCCCACTGAGGAATTCTATCTGAAATCTCCCGGCGAGATGCGTAGGGACTTTCCCGATGTTCCGGAAGCGATTGAAAACACGGAGCGGATAGCGGATGCCTGCTCGGTGGAACTCGCTTTAGGCCAAGTCTTTTTGCCTGATTTTCAGGTTCCCGATGGATTCGATACCAATACGTATCTGAGGCACCTGTGCGAACAGGGCTTACGGAAACGCTACGGCGACCCCCCCCCTGAACGCACGGTTGCCCAACTCGACTACGAGCTTGGCGTAATCAGTGCTATGGGCTATTCCGCGTATTTCCTGATTGTTTGGGATTTTATCACCTACGCTCGAAAACACTCGATAATGGTCGGTCCTGGCCGAGGTTCGGCCGCTGGTAGCCTGGTCGCTTATGTTCTCCAAATAACCAATATCGATCCGCTCGCCTCAGGCTTACTCTTTGAACGCTTTCTTAACCCGGAGCGGATCAGCATGCCTGACATCGATATCGATTTTTGTTTTGAGCGCCGCGATGAAGTCATCGAATATGTATCGGCCAAGTATGGAAAGAACAATGTTGCGCAAATTATCACCTTTGGTCGGATGATGGCTCGGCAGTCCATCCGGGATGTGGGCCGGGCTCTGGGATGGAGTTACGGGGACGTGGATAAAATAGCTAAACAGATTCCCGGTGGACCGGGGGTTACTATTGAAAAAGCGCTGGAAAGTAATGCCACCTTGAAGGCCCTGATCAAGCAGGACAGCAAGGCGTCCCAGCTTGTCGATGTCGCCCGGCAAATCGAGGGTATGTGCCGGCACGCCTCGGTACATGCCGCAGGGGTGGTGATTTCCAACCTTCCCCTCACCGACTATTCCCCGCTTCAACTAATTAACGAAAATGAAATCGTGACCCAATACGATATGGACACGCTTCAGGAGCTGGGTCTGCTCAAAATGGACTTTCTCGGTCTCCGAACCCTGACGGTCATGGAAAAAGCGATTCAGGTTATTCGAAGAATCCGGAAAGAGCCGGTGGACCTGGACAGTCTCACTCTCGAGGACCGGGAAACCTTTGAATTGCTGGCTCGTGGTGAGACGATTGGCGTATTCCAGCTGGAAAGCAGCGGAATGAAGGAAATCATCAAACGCCTGCGGCCGGAAAAACTTGAGGACCTGACCGCTTTACTGGCCCTCTATCGTCCCGGTCCTCTGGGGAGCGGTATGATCGATGACTTTATCCAGCGAAAACACAAGCGGGTCACCATCGACTACGCCCATCCCGACCTTGAACCGGTGCTCAGGGAGACCTATGGTGTAATCCTCTACCAGGAACAGGTCATGAAAATCGCCAGTATCTTAGCCGGCTTTACCATGGGTCAGGCGGATATCCTCCGGCGGGCCATGGGGAAAAAGAAACCGGAAGTGATGCACGAACAGCGGGAGATGTTTCTGCATGGAGCACGCTCACGAGGATACGATCAGCGAACCGCCGAAGCAGTGTTCGACCTGATCGAGTTTTTCGCCGGCTACGGTTTCAACAAATCACACAGTGCTGCCTACGCCTTGATCTCGTACCAGACCGCTTATCTCAAGGCACATTACCCGACCGAGTACCTCACGGCCTGCCTGACCAGCGTCGCTAATGACAGCGACAAGGTCGCCAAGTTTATCGTGGAGTGCAAACGCCTGGGAATTACGGTGCTCCCTCCGGACATCAATGAAAGTTTATCCAGTTTTACCGTGGTCGGGGAACGGAAGATCCGCTTCGGACTCTCAGCGGTCAAGAATGTCGGAGAGAACGCTATCCAGGAAATCCTTTCTCGGCGCAAAGAAGGACACTATCGTGGCGTACAGGACTTTTTGGAACGGGTCGATCAGCGGGTACTCAATAAAAGAGTACTGGAAAGCTTGACCAAGGCGGGAGCCTTTGACGAACTACACCGGAACCGGGCCCAGATCCTCGCTTCTTTGGAAGGATTGATGGCCTATGTCTCCCGTGACAAAAAACGGGGGTCGAACCGGCAAACTTCTCTGTTCAAGGAGTCTGGCTTCCAGAAAGAACCGTTTCAGTTCGGTGATGTCAAAGAATTTGAGACTCGGGAACTCCTGGGGATGGAAAAGGAAATGCTTGGTCTGTATATCAGCGACCATCCGGTCCGCAATGCCCTGGCAGGGATGAGCCGTCTGGCGGTCCTTCCCATCGAACAATTCAAGACCCTGCGTTCGGAAGTCAAGGTTCGCCTGGCCGGAGCGATAGTCAATTCCCGGAAGATAACGACTAAAACCGGAAAAGACATGTTTTTCATCACCCTCGAAGACGAAACGGGGACCGCGGAAGTCATCGTGTTTCCTAACTTGGCCGGGGAGATCAGGGAGCACCTCGAGCGTGACACAGTAATTGCTGTCGAAGGCCGGGTGGATTTTACCGACTCCGGAGAAGGCCAATTGATCGTCGAGTCGATTCTTGACCTTGAAGCCTACCGGCAAACCACCGGCGCGGAAATTGTCCATATCGAACTCTCTGTGGGTCCGGAGGCCAAAAAACGGATTCCCTATCTGAAAGATTGTCTTCTTCGTTATCCCGGTGACCATCCGGTTGTGCTGCACCTATCTTCTGATACGGAGAAAGGTGCGGTAGAATTGGGAGCGAATTACCGGATCCAATGGAGCCGTGAGGCGGAACAGGCGATCCGGGAAGTGACCGGGGAACAGGAGAAAAGAAGAATTTGGTTGGTGAATTGA
- the gatB gene encoding Asp-tRNA(Asn)/Glu-tRNA(Gln) amidotransferase subunit GatB, with protein sequence MAGYNVTIGIEVHCHLSTQAKMFCRCGTDYIGKEPNSLTCPVCLGIPGSLPVLNRKVLELALKAALALDCDILPRVVFHRKNYFYPDLPKGYQISQYDFPIGVNGIIRYEVGGLIREIRIKRVHTEEDAGKLVHQGEGFRFAQSGVDYNRSGIPLVEIVTEPDLTSPEEARECLMMLRTIVRYLEVSDGNMEEGSLRCDANISLSNTPGEMGVKVEVKNMNSFRSVYRALQFEVERQSSILRSNRPVIQETRHWDEMKNVTVAARGKEEAEDYRYFPDPDLLPMNISDALLTEIRASLTEMPLHRKERFMNDYELTGNEAEILVTNKNLADFFEECLKDFRKPRLVCNWVLTEILRYLNEEGQEINQSKLTPRMLAELLRLLEKKEISGTIAKNVLEDMFLTGSGPREIIARKGISFISNEKELEKIVREMIEKNPQSVADYLSGKEKAFNFLVGAVMKATRGQASPELVKTVLARELQAGG encoded by the coding sequence ATGGCCGGATATAACGTGACTATCGGGATAGAGGTACACTGTCATCTTTCGACTCAAGCCAAGATGTTTTGCCGCTGCGGAACCGATTATATCGGGAAAGAGCCCAACAGCCTGACCTGTCCGGTCTGCCTGGGGATTCCCGGTTCGTTACCGGTATTAAACCGGAAAGTCCTGGAGTTGGCTTTGAAAGCCGCCCTGGCGTTGGATTGCGATATTCTTCCCCGGGTTGTGTTTCACCGGAAAAACTATTTTTACCCGGATCTTCCCAAGGGATACCAGATTTCCCAGTACGATTTTCCCATTGGGGTCAACGGCATCATTCGCTATGAGGTCGGCGGATTGATCCGGGAAATCCGGATCAAACGAGTCCACACTGAAGAAGACGCCGGAAAGTTGGTGCACCAGGGAGAAGGATTCAGATTCGCGCAAAGCGGAGTGGATTACAACCGTAGCGGGATCCCCTTGGTCGAGATCGTTACCGAACCGGATCTTACGTCTCCGGAAGAGGCCCGGGAATGCCTGATGATGCTGCGTACCATCGTCCGCTACCTGGAAGTGAGCGATGGAAACATGGAAGAAGGAAGCCTGCGGTGTGACGCCAACATTTCCTTGTCCAACACCCCGGGTGAAATGGGCGTCAAAGTCGAAGTCAAAAATATGAATTCTTTCCGATCGGTGTATCGTGCCCTGCAGTTTGAAGTGGAACGTCAGTCGTCGATCCTGCGAAGCAACCGCCCGGTGATTCAGGAAACCAGACATTGGGACGAAATGAAGAATGTGACCGTTGCGGCGCGGGGTAAGGAAGAGGCGGAAGATTACCGGTATTTTCCGGATCCGGATCTTTTGCCTATGAACATTTCGGATGCGCTCCTCACGGAAATTCGCGCCAGTCTTACTGAAATGCCTCTCCATCGGAAGGAGCGCTTTATGAACGATTATGAGTTGACCGGAAACGAAGCGGAGATTCTGGTGACGAATAAAAATCTCGCGGATTTTTTTGAAGAGTGCCTGAAAGACTTCAGAAAACCGAGACTGGTTTGTAACTGGGTTCTGACCGAAATCCTGCGTTATCTCAATGAAGAAGGGCAGGAAATCAACCAGAGTAAACTCACCCCGCGAATGCTGGCCGAACTCCTACGCCTGCTGGAGAAAAAGGAAATCAGCGGAACGATTGCGAAAAACGTCCTCGAAGACATGTTCTTGACCGGTTCGGGACCACGGGAGATTATTGCCCGCAAAGGGATTTCATTCATCAGCAACGAAAAGGAACTGGAGAAGATCGTTCGGGAAATGATCGAAAAAAACCCCCAGAGTGTTGCTGATTATCTCAGCGGGAAGGAAAAAGCGTTCAATTTCCTGGTCGGAGCAGTCATGAAGGCCACCCGGGGGCAGGCCAGTCCGGAGTTAGTCAAAACGGTCCTCGCCCGGGAACTTCAAGCCGGAGGGTGA
- the gatA gene encoding Asp-tRNA(Asn)/Glu-tRNA(Gln) amidotransferase subunit GatA yields MNYEEFRDFRIADFHRLFRSGELTPSALTTAFLDRIRQTDDRLNAFLLVNEEEALREASELDHASLDDTLPSLFGIPVAVKDNICTRGIPTTCGSKILADFRPPYNATVVDRLRRSGAILLGKTNLDQFAMGSSTENSAFGPTRNPFDPERVSGGSSGGSAASVAAFQVPLALGSDTGGSVRQPAAFCGVVGLRPTYGRISRYGLISFASSLDQIGPIARNVEDAAILFEALSGEDRQDSTCAPYPPFSCREIPPAETVRNVTIGVPREYFTSGLEKPVADVIRHTLDRLDREGFRLQEISLPHTDYALEAYYIVAPAEASSNLARYGGVLYGYRSANVQGLLDLYCKTRSEGFGLEVKRRIMLGTYSLSSGYYDEFYLKGMQVRTLVRRDFEKAFEQCDVLLSPVTPGVPFRIGEKVVDPYQMYLTDVYTVPSAMAGIASLSLNCGYVEGLPVGMQVMTAPFREGVLFGFSRWLEAFLDLPTPWPGRFGREEAH; encoded by the coding sequence ATGAACTATGAAGAATTCCGTGACTTTCGGATTGCCGATTTTCATCGGCTCTTCCGGTCCGGTGAACTGACCCCAAGTGCTCTCACCACCGCCTTCCTGGATCGAATCCGTCAGACCGATGATCGTTTGAATGCTTTCCTCCTGGTCAACGAAGAGGAGGCCCTACGGGAAGCGAGCGAGTTGGACCACGCTTCCCTGGACGATACCCTGCCCTCTCTTTTTGGTATTCCGGTCGCTGTGAAAGACAATATCTGTACCCGAGGGATCCCGACGACGTGTGGTTCAAAAATACTGGCGGATTTTCGTCCACCCTATAACGCTACCGTGGTGGACCGCCTCCGGCGCTCTGGGGCGATCCTACTTGGAAAAACCAACCTCGATCAGTTCGCCATGGGTTCCTCTACGGAAAACAGCGCCTTTGGCCCGACCCGTAATCCTTTTGATCCTGAACGGGTCAGCGGTGGTTCGAGCGGTGGGTCAGCCGCCAGTGTTGCTGCCTTTCAGGTGCCCCTGGCGCTTGGGTCAGATACGGGAGGATCGGTTCGCCAGCCAGCCGCTTTCTGTGGTGTGGTGGGGCTGCGCCCGACCTACGGGCGGATTTCCCGTTATGGCCTCATCAGTTTCGCTTCATCACTCGACCAGATCGGTCCCATTGCCCGTAATGTCGAGGATGCCGCGATTCTTTTCGAGGCGTTGAGCGGAGAGGACCGGCAGGACTCCACCTGTGCCCCTTATCCCCCTTTTTCCTGTCGGGAAATACCTCCCGCGGAAACCGTCCGGAATGTGACTATTGGCGTACCCCGGGAATATTTTACATCCGGTCTTGAAAAACCGGTCGCTGATGTGATCAGACATACTTTGGATCGGCTGGATCGGGAGGGATTCCGCCTGCAGGAAATATCTCTCCCGCATACGGACTACGCCCTGGAAGCTTACTACATCGTCGCACCGGCTGAAGCCAGCTCGAACCTCGCCCGTTATGGCGGTGTGCTGTACGGGTATCGGTCCGCGAATGTCCAAGGCCTCCTTGATTTGTACTGTAAGACCCGTTCCGAAGGATTCGGTCTCGAGGTAAAACGCCGGATTATGCTTGGAACGTATTCGCTGAGCTCCGGATATTACGACGAGTTTTACCTGAAAGGGATGCAGGTGAGGACTCTTGTGCGCCGGGATTTCGAAAAGGCCTTTGAACAGTGTGATGTCCTGCTCTCCCCGGTGACCCCCGGTGTTCCCTTTCGTATCGGGGAAAAGGTTGTTGATCCTTACCAGATGTACCTGACTGATGTCTATACCGTTCCTTCGGCAATGGCCGGGATAGCTTCCCTTTCCCTGAACTGTGGCTATGTGGAAGGATTACCCGTCGGAATGCAAGTCATGACGGCACCTTTTCGCGAGGGGGTCCTGTTCGGTTTTTCCCGCTGGCTCGAAGCTTTTCTGGATCTACCGACTCCCTGGCCCGGCCGGTTCGGTCGGGAGGAGGCTCACTGA
- the gatC gene encoding Asp-tRNA(Asn)/Glu-tRNA(Gln) amidotransferase subunit GatC: MSERLSREDVKKIAQLARLDFTDDEVSRYLREMNEILSHFAKLNRLDLSEVCPTSHISWDSPPVNPDTPVQWKRIEEVFQNAPETRDRFFIVPRVVDKKEERNEL; the protein is encoded by the coding sequence TTGAGTGAGCGACTCTCCAGGGAAGATGTGAAGAAAATCGCTCAGCTGGCGAGGCTCGATTTCACGGACGATGAAGTCAGCCGGTATTTAAGGGAAATGAACGAAATCCTGAGCCACTTTGCTAAACTCAACCGCTTGGACCTTTCGGAGGTTTGTCCGACGTCGCATATTTCCTGGGACAGCCCCCCGGTCAACCCGGATACTCCGGTTCAGTGGAAGAGGATCGAAGAGGTTTTCCAGAATGCTCCGGAAACCAGAGACCGCTTTTTTATCGTTCCCCGCGTTGTCGATAAAAAGGAGGAACGGAATGAACTATGA
- the ligA gene encoding NAD-dependent DNA ligase LigA, which produces MEKELSWLREIIRYHDYRYYVLDQPEISDEKYDALMRRLVGIEEAHPDLITPDSPTQRIAGTPLEQFAVFRHTRPMMSLANAFTEDEVLEFDRRVRRLLNQDDPAYILELKIDGVAVNLRYEKGMLTHGATRGDGVVGEDITHNIRTIRSVPLRLSMDTPPDIVEVQGEVFMRIPDFQYLNRQRVENGETPFANPRNASAGSLRQLDARLTARRSLDLFVYGAFFIRGDAIPETQSELLAYLGKAGFKVNEHYRVLSGLSETFILHREWEKKRRELDYAIDGLVLKVNAFEYQRVLGATSKSPRWAIAYKFQAGYAVTRVHDIRINVGRTGILTPVALLEPVSVGGVTIRRATLHNEDEMRKKDVRIGDWILVGRAGDVIPEVVQVFSDRRTGQETAFAMPETCPVCGSRVVREPGEAAMRCVSLRCLAQVKERILHWASRGAMDIEGLGAKLVDQLVDSGLVREIPDLYRLKREDLAALARMGVKSSENLLTAVERSKTRDLVRFIYALGIRFTGLVTARLLARKVGALDKFLEMTYDDYLSIEGVGPKIAGAVSDFFAGTENRRIIANLLELGIAPTPIEQWESGPDNDLPLQGKTLLFTGVLLGMTRREVEALVLTRGGRIATNIGPRVDYLIVGENPGNKLAVARDRNIPVLTEQEFFARLGRRKE; this is translated from the coding sequence TTGGAGAAGGAACTGTCATGGTTGCGGGAGATCATCCGGTACCATGATTATCGCTATTATGTGCTTGATCAGCCGGAAATCAGCGATGAAAAATACGATGCCTTAATGCGCCGGCTGGTTGGGATTGAGGAAGCGCATCCCGATTTGATCACCCCGGATTCACCGACGCAGCGGATTGCTGGAACCCCTCTCGAACAGTTTGCCGTCTTCCGTCACACCCGGCCGATGATGAGTCTGGCCAATGCTTTTACCGAAGATGAAGTGCTCGAATTCGACCGCCGCGTCCGCCGCCTTTTGAACCAGGACGACCCCGCCTATATCCTGGAACTGAAAATCGATGGAGTGGCGGTGAACCTGCGTTATGAGAAAGGTATGCTTACTCATGGAGCCACCCGCGGAGACGGTGTCGTCGGAGAGGATATCACCCACAATATTCGTACGATCCGAAGCGTCCCCCTGCGTTTGTCCATGGATACTCCGCCTGATATTGTGGAGGTGCAGGGAGAAGTGTTCATGCGCATTCCGGATTTTCAGTACCTCAACCGGCAGCGGGTCGAAAATGGGGAAACTCCCTTTGCCAATCCCCGTAATGCTTCGGCCGGTTCGCTTCGTCAACTGGACGCCCGCCTCACCGCTCGAAGATCCCTGGATCTATTTGTATACGGAGCGTTTTTTATCCGCGGCGACGCGATTCCCGAAACCCAGTCGGAGCTGCTTGCCTATCTCGGGAAGGCCGGCTTTAAGGTCAATGAGCACTACCGAGTGCTGAGCGGCCTTTCGGAGACGTTCATCCTGCACCGGGAATGGGAAAAAAAGCGACGGGAGCTTGATTATGCCATTGACGGCCTGGTGCTCAAGGTCAATGCTTTTGAATATCAGCGCGTACTGGGAGCAACGAGTAAAAGCCCTCGTTGGGCGATCGCCTATAAATTCCAAGCGGGATATGCGGTGACGCGGGTGCACGATATCCGGATCAACGTCGGCCGTACTGGAATACTTACCCCGGTGGCACTGCTGGAGCCGGTCTCGGTTGGCGGAGTGACCATCAGGCGGGCCACGCTGCATAACGAAGACGAGATGCGGAAAAAGGACGTGCGAATCGGGGATTGGATACTCGTCGGCCGGGCCGGCGACGTGATCCCTGAGGTCGTCCAGGTGTTCAGTGATCGCCGGACCGGTCAGGAAACAGCCTTCGCTATGCCTGAAACCTGTCCGGTGTGCGGGTCGCGGGTGGTTCGGGAGCCCGGGGAAGCGGCAATGCGCTGTGTCAGTCTGCGATGTCTTGCCCAGGTGAAGGAACGCATTCTCCACTGGGCGTCGCGGGGGGCCATGGATATCGAAGGATTGGGCGCAAAGTTGGTCGACCAGTTGGTCGACAGTGGCTTGGTCCGGGAAATCCCCGACCTTTACCGGCTGAAACGCGAAGACCTTGCCGCCCTGGCAAGAATGGGTGTAAAATCCTCTGAGAATTTGCTCACGGCGGTCGAACGGTCGAAAACCAGAGATCTGGTAAGGTTTATTTATGCGTTGGGAATTCGTTTCACTGGGCTGGTGACCGCCCGTCTTCTGGCCCGCAAAGTTGGAGCCCTTGATAAATTTCTGGAGATGACGTACGATGATTATTTGTCGATTGAGGGAGTCGGGCCGAAAATTGCCGGTGCGGTCAGTGATTTTTTCGCCGGCACAGAGAATCGACGGATCATTGCAAACCTCCTTGAGCTTGGCATAGCACCGACTCCTATTGAACAGTGGGAAAGTGGCCCCGATAACGATTTACCGCTTCAGGGGAAGACCCTGCTTTTTACCGGTGTTTTGTTGGGCATGACCCGGCGGGAGGTCGAAGCCCTGGTGCTTACTCGAGGCGGAAGGATCGCCACGAACATCGGCCCCCGGGTGGACTATCTGATTGTCGGAGAGAATCCGGGAAATAAGCTGGCGGTTGCACGAGACCGGAATATCCCCGTCCTGACCGAACAAGAGTTCTTCGCGCGATTAGGGCGGCGAAAGGAGTGA
- a CDS encoding adenylosuccinate synthase — MAIWVVVGTHWGDEGKGKVVDYLGASSDVFVRAQGGSNAGHTVVVGGEKYIFHLIPSGILHTGTINILGDGMVIDPRSFHEETEMIRLKGRGGFLRDLYVSGRAHLVMPYHRVLDRLQEEFRGSACIGTTGRGIGPAYEDKVSRWGIRVADLMNEAVFPEKLRLVLDYKNRLLTSLFGQDPFSFKAILDECLQYREVLAPFVRETSAMICDLVKRGKKVLVEGAQGTMLDLDHGTYPFVTSSHPVSSGALLGAGLGPVGVSEVIGICKAYTTRVGAGPFPTELGGEPGTLLRERGGEYGATTGRPRRCGWLDGVVLNYAIRVNGISSLVITKLDVLGGLRTVKVCTAYRIGQELLNIFPSDVSLLSAYEPVYTEFSGWEEDLSSVRRFSDLPVNARRYVEFIEEYSGIPVGIVSVGPEREATIIRRQPAW; from the coding sequence ATGGCGATATGGGTGGTTGTTGGAACGCACTGGGGAGACGAAGGAAAAGGGAAAGTCGTCGACTATCTGGGTGCTTCTTCCGATGTTTTTGTCAGGGCGCAGGGGGGGAGCAACGCAGGCCATACCGTGGTCGTCGGAGGAGAGAAATACATATTTCACCTGATTCCCTCCGGGATTCTCCATACCGGAACCATCAATATCCTCGGTGATGGGATGGTGATCGATCCCCGCTCTTTTCATGAAGAAACGGAAATGATCCGTCTCAAGGGTCGTGGAGGGTTCCTCCGGGATCTTTATGTCAGCGGGCGAGCCCATTTGGTGATGCCTTACCATCGTGTTTTGGACCGACTTCAGGAAGAATTCCGGGGTAGTGCTTGTATAGGTACTACCGGTCGAGGAATCGGCCCGGCATACGAAGACAAGGTCTCTCGGTGGGGAATTCGGGTGGCCGACTTAATGAATGAGGCGGTTTTTCCGGAGAAACTGCGTCTGGTGCTCGATTATAAAAATCGCCTTTTAACCTCGCTTTTCGGACAGGATCCGTTTTCTTTTAAGGCGATATTGGACGAATGCCTACAGTATAGAGAGGTCCTGGCTCCTTTTGTCCGTGAGACCTCGGCCATGATTTGCGACCTGGTGAAGCGAGGGAAAAAAGTGTTGGTGGAGGGAGCTCAGGGAACGATGCTCGATCTCGATCATGGGACATATCCCTTTGTGACCTCATCGCATCCGGTATCCAGCGGAGCTTTGCTGGGAGCGGGACTGGGACCAGTCGGTGTGAGTGAAGTCATCGGGATCTGCAAGGCCTACACGACCCGGGTTGGGGCGGGACCTTTCCCCACCGAACTCGGTGGAGAACCCGGTACGCTCCTCCGGGAACGAGGGGGCGAGTACGGGGCGACGACGGGACGTCCCCGCCGCTGCGGCTGGCTGGATGGCGTGGTCCTCAATTACGCGATCCGGGTAAACGGGATTTCCTCCCTGGTGATCACCAAACTCGATGTGCTGGGTGGACTCCGGACGGTGAAGGTGTGCACCGCTTACCGGATCGGACAGGAACTGTTGAACATCTTTCCTTCGGATGTCTCTTTGTTATCGGCTTACGAGCCAGTATACACGGAGTTCTCCGGCTGGGAAGAAGATCTCTCCAGCGTTCGCCGCTTTTCCGACTTACCGGTGAACGCCCGCCGTTATGTCGAGTTTATCGAAGAGTACAGCGGAATTCCGGTGGGCATTGTCTCGGTCGGACCGGAACGTGAAGCGACAATAATCCGCCGGCAACCGGCCTGGTAG